A genomic stretch from Bacillota bacterium includes:
- a CDS encoding cation diffusion facilitator family transporter, whose product MQDKLEAEIIVKTSIWIMLLNGFLAVIKIIAGVLGNSTAMISDAVNSISDVLTNLVVMISGKFSRKGIDDSHPYGHEKFDSMVSVLLGVAIIITAFEIGKAAVIIIYNYAVYGDEITPPKLIALIVAISTIVIKEGMYRFTKINAKKSRSSSLNAQALDHRSDELASFGAVIGIGGSMLGVAFLEPVASIVICFFVLRVGFQIIKVGFSQVVDQSADEEIILQIKKIVLDNPQVKGLDDLKTRMFGMKLYVDLEISVDQSLSILEAHKIADMIHDQIEELVPDVKHCMIHVNPHEE is encoded by the coding sequence TGGATTATGCTTTTAAATGGATTTTTGGCAGTCATTAAGATTATCGCTGGAGTATTAGGAAATTCAACGGCGATGATTTCGGATGCCGTCAATTCAATAAGTGATGTACTCACCAACCTTGTCGTGATGATTTCAGGGAAATTCTCTCGTAAAGGAATCGATGATTCTCATCCATATGGTCATGAAAAATTTGACAGTATGGTTTCCGTCTTATTAGGAGTTGCGATTATTATTACCGCATTTGAAATTGGGAAAGCAGCAGTAATCATAATTTATAACTATGCTGTTTATGGAGATGAGATTACACCCCCTAAATTAATTGCTTTAATCGTCGCGATTTCAACCATTGTTATAAAAGAAGGAATGTATCGTTTTACTAAAATAAATGCAAAGAAATCAAGATCCTCTTCCTTAAATGCTCAAGCATTAGATCATCGTTCAGATGAACTTGCAAGTTTTGGAGCAGTAATTGGAATTGGAGGCTCCATGCTAGGTGTTGCTTTTTTAGAACCGGTCGCCTCTATCGTCATTTGTTTCTTTGTATTAAGAGTTGGGTTCCAAATTATAAAAGTAGGATTCAGTCAAGTTGTAGATCAATCCGCAGACGAAGAAATCATTTTACAAATTAAAAAGATTGTTTTGGATAATCCTCAAGTAAAAGGACTCGATGATTTAAAAACCAGAATGTTTGGGATGAAACTTTACGTGGATTTAGAAATATCAGTGGATCAGAGTTTATCTATTCTAGAAGCGCATAAAATAGCGGACATGATACATGATCAAATAGAAGAATTAGTACCTGATGTAAAGCACTGCATGATTCATGTGAACCCCCACGAAGAATAA